Proteins found in one Streptomyces sp. CB09001 genomic segment:
- a CDS encoding LysR family transcriptional regulator has protein sequence MDLDLRKLRYFVAVADLLHFGRAAEELHIAQPVLSRQIRALEQDLGVPLFTRDRHGVALTDAGRQLLTDAGPLLASTEAVRRRVSAAAGGKRRLMVGFRAGVAVTPAARAFEERHPDVVVDVQRIEGDDQAAMLLDGRIDVGYVRLPIDETGLRVIPLYTEPRVAVLPAGHRFAGKAEVTEADLVGESLVWHGDASMQPTRHPFPNAGYPVRGVDETLEHVAAGRGISFLARSASVFYSHPDVVYVPIPDLVPEQVCLAVAASHTSPVADDFVAAARSTAEITAECGNYEMWQLGGDAATRHA, from the coding sequence ATGGATCTGGATCTGCGCAAGCTGCGCTACTTCGTCGCCGTGGCCGACCTGCTTCATTTCGGCCGCGCCGCGGAAGAGCTGCATATCGCGCAGCCGGTGCTGAGCCGGCAGATCCGCGCGCTCGAGCAGGATCTCGGCGTCCCGCTGTTCACCAGGGACCGCCACGGCGTGGCACTGACGGATGCGGGCCGGCAACTGCTGACCGACGCAGGTCCGCTCCTCGCATCGACCGAAGCGGTCCGCCGCCGGGTGTCCGCGGCCGCCGGTGGCAAGCGGCGCCTGATGGTCGGCTTCCGGGCCGGCGTCGCGGTCACCCCGGCGGCGCGGGCGTTCGAGGAACGGCACCCGGACGTGGTCGTGGACGTGCAGCGCATCGAAGGGGACGACCAGGCCGCGATGCTGCTCGACGGCCGCATCGACGTCGGCTATGTGCGGCTGCCCATCGACGAGACCGGCCTGCGCGTCATCCCGCTGTACACCGAGCCTCGGGTGGCGGTGCTGCCCGCCGGGCACCGGTTCGCCGGCAAGGCCGAGGTCACCGAGGCCGACCTGGTCGGCGAATCGCTGGTCTGGCACGGTGACGCGAGCATGCAGCCCACCCGGCACCCGTTCCCCAATGCCGGGTATCCGGTGCGCGGGGTGGACGAGACGCTCGAGCATGTCGCGGCCGGCCGGGGCATCTCCTTCCTGGCCCGTTCGGCGAGCGTGTTCTACTCGCATCCGGACGTCGTCTACGTGCCGATCCCGGATCTGGTGCCCGAGCAGGTGTGTCTCGCGGTGGCGGCATCGCACACCTCGCCGGTGGCGGACGACTTCGTCGCTGCGGCCCGGTCGACGGCCGAGATCACGGCGGAGTGCGGGAACTACGAGATGTGGCAGCTCGGCGGCGACGCCGCCACACGGCACGCCTGA
- a CDS encoding tetratricopeptide repeat protein, translated as MSWRWAIIGAVAGAGAAIGAVRVNRALSSPFARAEKELDQRDRALREEHPDTVALRHRAHHLSETGDLGGAVEASEQLLADRVRALGADHPQVLITRHNLANLRGRAGDAAGAAEAFERLVPDMERVHGADFVYTVLSRRAAVLWREEADGGSRGAE; from the coding sequence GTGTCGTGGAGATGGGCGATCATCGGTGCGGTCGCGGGGGCCGGGGCCGCAATTGGTGCGGTGCGGGTGAACAGAGCGCTGAGCAGCCCCTTCGCCCGGGCGGAGAAGGAGCTGGACCAGCGAGACCGGGCGCTGCGCGAAGAGCATCCCGACACCGTGGCGCTCCGGCACCGAGCCCACCATCTGAGCGAGACCGGGGACCTCGGCGGCGCCGTGGAGGCCTCCGAGCAGCTGCTCGCCGACCGGGTGCGGGCGCTGGGTGCAGATCACCCTCAGGTCCTCATCACCCGGCACAACCTGGCCAACCTGCGCGGCAGGGCGGGGGACGCGGCCGGTGCCGCCGAGGCGTTCGAACGGCTGGTGCCCGACATGGAGCGGGTGCACGGAGCCGACTTCGTCTACACCGTCCTGTCCCGGCGGGCCGCCGTCCTCTGGCGGGAGGAAGCGGACGGCGGCAGCCGGGGCGCCGAGTGA
- a CDS encoding ATP-grasp domain-containing protein, producing the protein MIVIGYRGDLDQALRRRGLDPFYLVQDPNGAPADRQSCRVADFENAQEVLRAVLARRLDDVVGALSVHEMGVFTAAFLRQQLNLPGNADPRTILSFRDKYLQKSGLPPEVPRARCLHVPTGTSYRRLADDLGETFVIKPAAGAGAQRTSVIHSAQEYEDAVALFPGASDVAIAAESFVAGPEVFIDGIWERGELRWSCMSRYHEAPVDAARGGTMAAWVLDRTLHPGLFRQAETIAHQVLGSLRAPDCVFHLELFEADTALTFGECAVRIPGGLSPRANELTYGVDLFDAEISLALGESPSLTGRDGPPERFYGYVLLRRPDSGHLTQADFEHAFQLDEIHYDSSPDAPVGPYGLIGHAMVSDPDESKLEKTIHEIVRFNVTGGA; encoded by the coding sequence ATGATCGTCATCGGGTATCGGGGCGATCTGGACCAGGCGTTACGGCGTCGTGGTCTCGATCCCTTCTATCTCGTGCAGGATCCCAACGGTGCGCCGGCCGACCGGCAGTCCTGCCGGGTTGCCGACTTCGAGAACGCTCAGGAGGTGCTGCGTGCAGTGCTCGCCCGGCGACTCGACGATGTCGTCGGTGCCCTGTCCGTCCACGAAATGGGAGTGTTCACCGCCGCTTTTCTGCGGCAGCAGCTGAATCTTCCGGGAAACGCGGACCCGCGCACCATTCTCTCTTTCCGCGACAAGTATCTCCAGAAGAGTGGTCTTCCGCCCGAGGTGCCGAGGGCGCGTTGCCTGCATGTGCCCACGGGGACCTCCTACCGGCGGCTCGCCGACGATCTGGGTGAGACCTTCGTGATCAAGCCGGCCGCCGGAGCCGGCGCCCAGCGCACGAGCGTCATCCATTCCGCGCAGGAGTACGAGGACGCCGTCGCGCTCTTCCCGGGAGCCTCGGACGTGGCGATCGCCGCCGAGTCGTTCGTCGCCGGGCCCGAGGTCTTCATCGACGGCATCTGGGAGCGCGGTGAACTCCGCTGGTCGTGCATGAGCCGCTACCACGAGGCGCCGGTCGACGCCGCGCGCGGCGGGACCATGGCCGCATGGGTGCTGGACAGAACACTCCACCCCGGGCTGTTCCGGCAGGCGGAGACCATCGCCCACCAGGTTCTGGGAAGTCTGCGCGCCCCCGACTGCGTATTCCATCTCGAGCTCTTCGAGGCAGACACGGCCCTGACGTTCGGAGAGTGCGCCGTCCGGATTCCCGGCGGGCTTTCCCCGCGCGCCAACGAATTGACCTACGGCGTCGACCTCTTCGATGCCGAGATCAGCCTGGCGCTCGGCGAGTCGCCCTCCCTGACGGGACGCGACGGACCGCCCGAGCGTTTCTACGGGTACGTCCTCCTGCGGCGCCCCGACAGCGGGCACCTGACCCAGGCGGATTTCGAGCATGCCTTCCAGCTCGACGAGATCCACTACGACTCGTCACCCGACGCACCGGTCGGCCCCTACGGCCTTATCGGCCATGCGATGGTGTCGGACCCGGACGAATCAAAACTGGAGAAGACGATTCACGAAATCGTCCGCTTCAACGTGACCGGCGGAGCGTAG